A stretch of Plesiomonas shigelloides DNA encodes these proteins:
- the dnaE gene encoding DNA polymerase III subunit alpha, with the protein MGQPRFVHLRVHSDYSMIDGLAKTGPLVKKAAALAMPALAITDFTNLCGLVKFYGTAHGAGIKPIIGADFLMHNPLLGDELVELTILAANNTGYQHLTLLISQAYQRGYVQGGPVIERDWLEQHHEGLIVLSGARYGDVGKALLRGNQELVDECINFYQTYFPDRYYLELIRTGRQDEETYLHFAVELAARCDLPVVATNDVRILTPEDFDAHEIRVAIHDGFTLDDPKRPKKYSAQQYLRSEDEMCELFADIPQALENSVEIAKRCNVTIRLGEYFLPQFPTGDMSTEDFLVMKSREGLEERLEFLFPDPAVRAEKRPPYDERLQIELDVINQMGFPGYFLIVMEFIQWSKDNGIPVGPGRGSGAGSLVAYALKITDLDPLEFDLLFERFLNPERVSMPDFDVDFCMDKRDQVIEHVADMYGRDAVSQIITFGTMAAKAVIRDVGRVLGHPYGFVDRISKLIPPDPGMTLAKAFEAEPQLQAAYDADEEVRALIDMARKLEGVTRNAGKHAGGVVIAPTKITDFAPLYCDSEGHHPVTQFDKNDVEYAGLVKFDFLGLRTLTIINWALEMINPRLAKEGKPPVDIAAISLTDPASFELLQRSETTAVFQLESRGMKDLIKRLKPDCFEDMIALVALFRPGPLQSGMVDNFIDRKHGREAISYPDVQWQHESLQPILEPTYGIILYQEQVMQIAQTLSGYTLGGADMLRRAMGKKKPEEMAKQRGTFKEGAEKNGVDGELAMKIFDLVEKFAGYGFNKSHSAAYALVSYQTLWLKTHYPAEFMAAVMTADMDNTDKIVGLVEECRRMGLKILPPDVNSGEHHFRVNEAGEIVYGIGAVKGVGEGPIEAIVEARQAGGYFRDLFDFCARVDVKRINRRVLEKLILSGAMDRLGPHRAALMASLEEALKAADQHAKAEALGQADMFGVLADAPEQVEQAYANVPPWPDQVWLEGERETLGLYLTGHPITQYLKELDRYVPSRLKDMVPSPRGQVTVAAGLVVAARVMTTKRGSRIGLVTLDDRSGRLEVMLFSDALDRYQHLVEKDRILLVTGQVSFDDYSGGLRMTAREVLDIGEAREKYARALAISLTDGQIDDQFFSRFRQVLEPHRAGSVPVNIYYQRDDARARLRLGTEWRVTPSDQLLLGLRTLIGNEQIELEFD; encoded by the coding sequence ATGGGGCAGCCCCGTTTTGTTCACTTACGGGTTCACAGTGATTACTCCATGATTGACGGGCTGGCGAAAACCGGCCCGTTGGTCAAAAAAGCCGCCGCACTTGCAATGCCGGCATTGGCTATCACCGATTTCACCAACCTGTGTGGTCTGGTGAAATTCTACGGCACCGCGCACGGTGCTGGTATCAAGCCCATTATCGGGGCTGACTTTTTAATGCATAACCCCTTATTGGGGGATGAGCTGGTGGAGCTTACCATTCTGGCGGCCAATAACACCGGTTATCAGCATCTGACGTTACTGATTTCGCAAGCGTACCAACGTGGTTATGTGCAAGGTGGGCCAGTCATCGAACGTGATTGGTTAGAGCAACACCACGAAGGACTGATTGTGCTTTCCGGCGCCCGTTATGGCGATGTCGGCAAGGCACTGCTGCGCGGTAATCAGGAGTTGGTGGATGAGTGCATCAACTTTTACCAAACCTATTTTCCGGATCGCTACTATCTGGAGCTGATCCGTACCGGTCGTCAAGACGAAGAGACTTACCTGCATTTTGCGGTTGAATTGGCTGCGCGTTGCGATCTGCCGGTGGTGGCGACCAACGATGTGCGTATTTTGACGCCGGAAGATTTCGACGCCCATGAAATTCGGGTCGCCATTCACGATGGCTTTACCCTCGACGATCCAAAACGACCGAAGAAATACAGTGCGCAGCAATATCTGCGTAGCGAAGACGAGATGTGCGAGCTGTTTGCCGACATCCCGCAAGCGCTGGAAAACAGTGTAGAAATTGCCAAACGTTGTAACGTAACCATCCGTTTGGGCGAGTACTTCCTGCCGCAATTCCCGACCGGCGATATGTCCACCGAAGATTTTCTGGTGATGAAATCCCGCGAAGGCTTGGAAGAGCGTCTGGAATTCTTGTTCCCCGATCCGGCTGTACGCGCCGAGAAGCGCCCCCCTTACGATGAGCGTCTGCAAATCGAGCTCGACGTAATTAACCAAATGGGCTTTCCGGGTTACTTCCTGATCGTGATGGAGTTTATCCAGTGGTCCAAGGATAACGGTATTCCGGTAGGCCCTGGGCGCGGCTCGGGTGCTGGTTCATTGGTGGCCTATGCGCTGAAAATTACCGATCTGGATCCGCTGGAATTTGACCTGCTGTTCGAACGTTTCTTGAACCCTGAACGGGTTTCCATGCCCGACTTTGACGTCGACTTTTGCATGGATAAGCGCGATCAGGTTATCGAGCACGTGGCCGATATGTATGGTCGTGATGCGGTATCCCAGATCATCACTTTCGGTACCATGGCGGCCAAAGCGGTGATCCGTGATGTGGGCCGTGTGCTGGGCCATCCGTATGGCTTTGTGGATCGCATCTCGAAGCTGATCCCGCCTGATCCTGGCATGACCTTGGCGAAAGCCTTTGAAGCCGAGCCACAGCTGCAGGCGGCGTATGACGCCGATGAAGAGGTGCGGGCGCTGATCGATATGGCGCGTAAACTGGAAGGGGTCACCCGTAACGCCGGTAAACACGCCGGTGGGGTGGTGATTGCGCCAACCAAGATCACCGACTTTGCCCCGCTGTATTGCGACTCCGAAGGTCATCATCCGGTAACCCAGTTCGATAAAAACGATGTGGAATACGCCGGTCTGGTGAAGTTTGACTTCCTCGGCCTGCGTACCTTGACCATCATCAACTGGGCGTTGGAGATGATTAACCCGCGCTTGGCCAAAGAGGGCAAGCCTCCGGTAGATATTGCGGCGATTTCGCTGACCGATCCGGCCTCGTTTGAGTTGCTGCAACGCTCTGAAACGACCGCGGTATTCCAGCTCGAATCGCGTGGTATGAAAGATTTGATCAAACGTCTGAAGCCCGACTGCTTCGAAGATATGATCGCGCTGGTGGCGCTATTCCGTCCGGGCCCACTGCAATCCGGGATGGTGGATAACTTTATCGACCGTAAGCACGGGCGTGAAGCGATCTCGTATCCGGACGTGCAATGGCAACATGAGTCACTGCAACCCATTCTGGAGCCGACCTACGGCATCATCTTGTATCAAGAACAGGTGATGCAGATTGCCCAGACGTTATCCGGCTATACGCTCGGCGGTGCGGATATGCTGCGCCGTGCGATGGGTAAGAAAAAGCCAGAAGAGATGGCCAAGCAGCGCGGCACCTTTAAAGAGGGCGCGGAGAAGAACGGCGTCGACGGTGAGTTGGCGATGAAAATCTTCGACTTGGTGGAGAAGTTTGCTGGCTACGGCTTTAACAAATCGCACTCCGCGGCCTATGCGCTGGTGTCTTACCAAACGCTGTGGCTCAAGACTCACTATCCGGCGGAATTCATGGCGGCGGTAATGACCGCCGATATGGATAACACCGATAAAATCGTTGGTCTGGTCGAAGAATGCCGTCGCATGGGGCTGAAAATTCTGCCTCCAGATGTGAATAGCGGTGAGCATCACTTCCGTGTCAACGAAGCGGGCGAGATTGTGTACGGCATCGGGGCGGTGAAAGGGGTCGGTGAAGGCCCGATCGAAGCGATTGTCGAGGCGCGTCAAGCCGGTGGTTATTTCCGTGACCTGTTTGATTTTTGTGCCCGCGTGGATGTTAAACGCATCAACCGCCGAGTACTGGAAAAGCTGATTTTATCCGGCGCGATGGATCGCTTAGGCCCGCACCGCGCGGCGCTGATGGCGAGTTTGGAAGAAGCACTGAAAGCGGCCGATCAGCATGCCAAAGCCGAAGCGTTGGGGCAGGCTGACATGTTCGGCGTGCTGGCCGATGCGCCGGAGCAAGTTGAACAGGCATATGCCAACGTGCCGCCGTGGCCAGATCAAGTGTGGCTGGAAGGGGAGCGCGAGACGCTCGGCTTGTATCTGACCGGACACCCGATCACCCAGTATCTGAAAGAATTAGACCGCTATGTGCCGTCGCGCTTAAAAGATATGGTGCCATCGCCACGCGGTCAGGTTACCGTAGCGGCTGGCTTGGTAGTGGCTGCGCGGGTGATGACAACGAAACGTGGCTCGCGGATCGGTCTGGTGACACTGGATGATCGTTCCGGCCGACTGGAAGTAATGTTATTCTCGGATGCACTCGATCGTTATCAGCATCTGGTGGAAAAAGACCGCATTTTGCTGGTTACCGGACAGGTCAGCTTTGATGACTACTCCGGCGGACTTAGAATGACGGCTAGAGAAGTGCTTGATATTGGTGAGGCGCGGGAAAAATACGCCCGTGCACTTGCCATCTCGTTAACAGACGGGCAAATTGATGACCAGTTTTTCAGCCGTTTCCGACAGGTGCTCGAGCCGCACCGCGCCGGGAGTGTGCCGGTCAATATTTACTACCAGCGGGATGACGCGCGCGCCCGGCTGCGTTTAGGTACTGAATGGCGTGTAACCCCATCCGATCAATTGCTACTCGGTCTGCGTACGCTGATCGGGAATGAACAGATCGAGCTGGAGTTTGACTAG
- the rnhB gene encoding ribonuclease HII, translating to MTDLFVYPDAGLIAGVDEVGRGPLVGAVVTAAVILDPARPIVGLADSKKLSEKKRLALFDEIKEKALAWSLGRAEPHEIDELNILHATMLAMQRAVAGLPITPEFVLIDGNRCPALPMPAQAVVKGDSKVAEISAASILAKVTRDREMAELDAQYPQYGFAKHKGYPTADHLRLLAEHGAIAEHRRSFAPVKRALGL from the coding sequence ATGACTGATTTATTTGTATATCCGGATGCTGGTTTGATTGCCGGTGTCGATGAAGTGGGGCGCGGTCCGTTGGTGGGCGCGGTGGTCACTGCGGCGGTGATCTTAGATCCCGCGCGCCCAATTGTTGGCTTGGCCGACTCGAAAAAGCTGTCAGAAAAAAAGCGTTTGGCGCTGTTTGATGAAATCAAAGAAAAAGCGCTGGCGTGGAGTTTAGGTCGCGCCGAGCCGCATGAAATTGATGAGCTGAACATTTTGCACGCCACCATGCTGGCGATGCAGCGCGCGGTGGCGGGGTTGCCTATCACGCCAGAGTTTGTGCTGATTGACGGTAACCGCTGTCCAGCGCTACCGATGCCAGCGCAAGCGGTGGTCAAAGGGGATAGTAAGGTCGCCGAAATCAGTGCCGCGTCTATTTTGGCCAAAGTGACCCGAGATCGGGAAATGGCAGAGCTTGATGCGCAGTATCCACAATACGGCTTTGCCAAGCATAAAGGCTATCCGACTGCCGATCACTTACGGCTGTTAGCCGAGCACGGCGCGATTGCTGAGCATCGTCGCAGTTTTGCGCCCGTGAAGCGGGCGCTCGGGCTGTAA
- the accA gene encoding acetyl-CoA carboxylase carboxyl transferase subunit alpha, which produces MSLNFLDFEQPIAELEAKIDSLRSVNRQNEDLDFDLDDEIRRLQDKSVELTRKIFADLGAWQIAQLARHPRRPYTLDYIDQIFTEFDELAGDRAYADDKAIVGGIARLEGRPVMVIGHQKGRETKEKIRRNFGMPAPEGYRKALRLMKMAERFKLPIITFIDTPGAYPGVGAEERGQSEAIARNLKEMSMLTVPVICTVIGEGGSGGALAIGVGDKVNMLQYSTYSVISPEGCASILWKSADKAPLAAEAMGITAPRLHELGLIDSVIGEPLGGAHRDMAAMSAALKAQLQQDLQDLDVLDENMLLERRYQRLMNYGYC; this is translated from the coding sequence ATGAGTCTGAATTTTCTGGATTTTGAACAGCCAATTGCCGAATTGGAAGCCAAAATTGATTCGCTTCGCTCGGTAAACCGCCAAAACGAGGATCTGGATTTCGATCTGGATGATGAGATCCGTCGTTTACAGGATAAGAGCGTAGAGCTGACCCGCAAGATTTTTGCGGATCTGGGCGCTTGGCAGATTGCCCAGCTGGCGCGTCATCCGCGTCGCCCTTATACGTTGGATTATATCGACCAGATCTTCACTGAGTTTGATGAGCTGGCCGGGGATCGCGCTTACGCCGATGACAAAGCGATTGTCGGCGGGATTGCCCGTTTGGAAGGGCGTCCGGTGATGGTTATTGGCCATCAAAAAGGCCGTGAGACCAAAGAGAAGATCCGTCGTAACTTCGGCATGCCAGCACCAGAAGGCTACCGTAAAGCCCTGCGTCTGATGAAGATGGCGGAGCGCTTTAAGCTGCCGATCATTACCTTTATCGATACCCCAGGTGCTTACCCTGGCGTGGGTGCAGAAGAGCGTGGCCAGTCCGAAGCGATTGCGCGTAACCTAAAAGAGATGTCGATGCTGACCGTACCGGTCATTTGTACCGTGATTGGTGAAGGCGGCTCTGGTGGCGCACTGGCGATCGGGGTGGGTGATAAGGTTAACATGCTGCAATACAGCACCTATTCGGTGATTTCACCGGAAGGCTGTGCCTCCATTTTGTGGAAGAGCGCCGATAAAGCGCCACTGGCCGCGGAAGCGATGGGGATCACCGCGCCGCGTTTGCATGAGCTGGGTCTGATTGACAGCGTGATCGGTGAGCCACTGGGTGGTGCGCACCGTGATATGGCGGCAATGTCGGCGGCACTGAAGGCACAACTGCAACAAGATCTGCAGGATTTGGACGTGCTGGATGAGAATATGCTGCTGGAGCGTCGTTATCAGCGTCTGATGAATTACGGTTATTGCTGA